Proteins encoded together in one Impatiens glandulifera chromosome 1, dImpGla2.1, whole genome shotgun sequence window:
- the LOC124920450 gene encoding cyclin-U4-1, with protein METQPELRFMTRVSSLSSSSRLYLKLGLVDQNHQAPSGVGNPRIISIISSVLERSVRESTERDVTTPFHSSKPPGLGIRQYLERIYKYSCCSPSCLVVACVYMDRFLKQKGLRFTFLNIHRLLITSIMLAAKFLDDEQYDNAHFGKVGGVSTEEMNKLEKEFLSALNFRLHVTVSTFDEYCLWLDKEGSTASGQMEQPSPPCKQVGYFSRLSYQAKKDASHVIVGYMCKAV; from the exons ATGGAAACACAACCGGAGTTGAGGTTCATGACAAGAgtatcatcattatcatcatcatcaaggCTTTATCTTAAGCTTGGTTTGGTTGATCAGAACCATCAAGCTCCATCCGGTGTAGGAAACCCTAGGATAATATCTATAATCTCATCGGTTCTTGAAAGATCGGTTAGGGAATCAACTGAGAGAGATGTTACGACGCCTTTTCACAGCAGCAAGCCTCCCGGTCTTGGGATTAGACAATATTTAGAGCGAATATACAAGTATTCGTGTTGTAGCCCTTCGTGTCTTGTGGTTGCTTGTGTGTACATGGATAGGTTTCTTAAACAAAAGGGTCTTCGTTTCACTTTCCTCAATATTCATAGGCTTCTCATCACGAGCATCATGTTGGCAGCCAAGTTTCTCGATGACGA GCAATATGACAATGCACACTTTGGAAAAGTGGGAGGAGTGAGCACCGAAGAGATGAACAAGTTGGAAAAAGAGTTCTTGTCAGCATTGAACTTCAGATTACATGTAACTGTTTCCACTTTCGACGAGTATTGTCTTTGGCTCGATAAAGAAGGGTCGACGGCTAGTGGCCAAATGGAGCAGCCAAGTCCACCTTGTAAACAAGTTGGCTACTTCTCTAGGTTAAGTTATCAAGCAAAGAAGGATGCATCTCATGTCATTGTAGGCTATATGTGTAAAGCTGTTTAA
- the LOC124919595 gene encoding peroxisomal adenine nucleotide carrier 1-like has protein sequence MPVDLESLSEATSGAIGALLSTTILYPLDTCKTKYQADAGVQGKPRYRNLTDVFFEAISNNQVLSLYQGLGTKNLQSFISQFVYFYGYSYFKKLYLEKSGSKSIGTKANLILAAAAGACTAIVTQPLDTASSRMQTSAFGKSKGLGQILTEGSWSDAFDGLGISLLLTSNPAIQYTVFDQLKQRLLKSDQKISEGSPPLALSAFSAFVLGAISKSIATCLTYPAIRCKVMIQAADDQSDKMVINDDNKKGRRKRSPKTISGTFYSIWRKEGLKGYFKGLDAQILKTVLSSALLLMIKEKVASFTWILILAIRRYIFLTPTRLKNV, from the exons ATGCCAGTTGATCTGGAATCTCTGTCTGAGGCGACATCAGGGGCCATTGGAGCTCTTTTGAGCACCACGATCCTGTATCCGTTGGATACATGTAAGACCAAGTATCAGGCCGATGCTGGAGTTCAAGGCAAGCCCAGATATCG GAACCTGACCGACGTTTTCTTCGAAGCTATATCTAACAATCAAGTGCTTTCTTTATACCAAGGCCTTGGAACGAAGAATCTTCAATCCTTCATCTCTCAGTTTGTCTATTTCTATGGGTATAGTTACTTCAAAAAATTGTATTTGGAAAAGAGTGGTTCAAAATCCATTGGAACTAAAGCAAACCTGATccttgctgctgctgctggggCTTGCACAGCCATTGTTACTCAG CCATTGGATACTGCCTCTTCAAGGATGCAAACGAGTGCCTTTGGGAAATCAAAAGGACTTGGTCAAATTTTAACTGAGGGCAGTTGGAGTGATGCATTTGATGGTTTAGGCATCTCTCTTTTGTTGACTTCAAATCCTGCAATTCAg TATACAGTTTTTGATCAGCTGAAACAAAGACTTCTGAAGAGTGACCAGAAGATATCAGAGGGATCTCCTCCACTAGCTCTCTCAGCTTTCTCAGCATTTGTCTTGGGTGCAATCTCGAAGAGCATTGCTACTTGTCTCACTTACCCGGCTATTAG GTGTAAGGTCATGATTCAAGCGGCTGATGACCAAAGCGACAAAATGGTGATTAATGATGACAACAAGAAAGGAAGACGAAAAAGGTCACCGAAGACTATAAGTGGAACATTTTATTCGATTTGGAGAAAAGAAGGGTTGAAGGGTTATTTCAAAGGACTAGATGCACAAATATTGAAAACTGTATTGAGCTCAGCATTACTTCTGATGATAAAGGAAAAAGTAGCTTCATTCACTTGGATTCTAATTCTTGCCATCAGAAGATACATTTTTCTCACACCAACAAGGTTGAAGAATGTTTAA